In the Bradyrhizobium guangzhouense genome, one interval contains:
- a CDS encoding hydantoinase/oxoprolinase family protein: MLEGAEVRLAVDIGGTFTDIVLDVGEVRKTRKVLTTPQRPEQAVLDGIRLILADARAHISDIDVFIHGTTLATNAIIERRGAKTALIATEGFRDVLDIGTESRYDQYDLSIDKPKPLAPRSLRFTVPERIDAHGAVRLPLDEAAVRALAPKLQALNVESVAVAFLHSYANPDHERRAAAIVAEEMPGISVTVSSAVCPEIREYERTSTAVANAYVQPLIDGYLARMADALQVEQFRGAIYLVTSGGGVTSIETARRFPVRLVESGPAGGAIFAAQIAARLGESKVLSFDMGGTTAKICLIEQYQPETSRVFEVDRAARFLKGSGLPVRIPVIEMVEIGAGGGSIAHVDAMKRVTVGPESASSEPGPACYGRGGQRPAVTDADVALGMIDPDAFAGGTIKLDPELSKQALLSSVGTPLGLSAETAAYAVHEVVCENMASAARVHAVERGEIVGQHTLIAFGGAAPLHAARVAEKIGVSRVIVPSNAGVGSAVGFLAAPIAYELVRSRHVRLDDFDTEAVSDLLREMVTEARALVEPGAAGAAVRERRAAFMRYVGQGHEITVELPNRPLTSADLVGLRRKFEADYSAMFERPIPGAAIEVLSWSVLATTEARNPPTVAAVTRKPAGKASGSRKFFDGRAGEVIEIPLYRREDMAPGATIAGPAVIAEDETSTFVSTSFDAHIDGAGSIVMERKAA; this comes from the coding sequence ATGCTTGAAGGAGCCGAAGTGCGGCTTGCCGTGGATATCGGTGGCACGTTCACCGATATCGTGCTGGACGTGGGCGAGGTGCGCAAGACGCGCAAGGTGCTGACCACGCCGCAACGTCCGGAGCAGGCGGTGCTGGACGGCATACGACTCATCCTCGCCGACGCACGCGCGCATATCAGCGACATCGACGTCTTCATTCACGGCACGACGCTCGCGACCAATGCCATCATCGAGCGGCGTGGCGCCAAAACGGCCCTGATCGCGACGGAGGGCTTTCGCGACGTGCTCGATATCGGCACCGAGAGCCGTTACGACCAGTACGATCTCAGCATCGACAAGCCGAAGCCGCTCGCGCCGCGCAGCCTGCGTTTCACCGTGCCCGAGCGCATCGATGCGCATGGTGCCGTCCGTCTCCCGCTGGACGAAGCTGCCGTCCGCGCACTCGCGCCGAAACTGCAAGCGCTGAATGTCGAAAGCGTTGCGGTCGCGTTCCTGCACTCCTATGCCAACCCCGATCATGAGCGCCGCGCAGCCGCGATCGTCGCCGAGGAGATGCCGGGCATTTCGGTGACGGTGTCATCGGCCGTGTGTCCGGAAATTCGCGAATATGAGCGAACGTCAACGGCCGTCGCCAACGCCTATGTGCAGCCGCTCATCGACGGCTATCTCGCCCGCATGGCCGATGCTTTGCAGGTCGAGCAATTCCGCGGCGCCATCTATCTCGTCACGTCGGGCGGCGGCGTGACCTCGATTGAGACGGCGCGACGCTTCCCGGTGCGCCTCGTCGAATCCGGTCCTGCCGGCGGCGCGATCTTCGCGGCGCAGATCGCAGCAAGACTTGGCGAAAGCAAGGTGCTGTCCTTCGACATGGGCGGCACCACGGCAAAAATCTGCTTGATCGAGCAGTATCAGCCCGAGACCTCGCGCGTGTTCGAGGTCGATCGTGCTGCGCGCTTCCTGAAAGGCTCAGGCCTGCCGGTGCGCATCCCCGTCATCGAGATGGTCGAGATCGGCGCCGGTGGCGGCTCGATCGCCCATGTCGACGCCATGAAGCGCGTGACCGTCGGCCCGGAGAGTGCGTCTTCCGAGCCGGGCCCCGCCTGCTACGGCCGTGGCGGACAGCGTCCTGCGGTGACGGATGCGGACGTTGCACTCGGCATGATCGATCCGGATGCCTTTGCGGGCGGCACGATCAAGCTCGATCCGGAGCTTTCCAAGCAGGCCCTGCTGAGCAGCGTCGGTACGCCGCTCGGCCTGTCGGCGGAAACCGCGGCCTATGCCGTGCACGAGGTGGTCTGCGAGAACATGGCGAGCGCGGCACGCGTGCATGCGGTCGAACGCGGGGAAATCGTCGGCCAGCACACGCTGATCGCCTTCGGCGGCGCTGCCCCGCTGCATGCGGCGCGCGTTGCCGAGAAGATCGGCGTCTCCCGGGTGATCGTGCCGTCGAATGCCGGCGTCGGTTCTGCGGTCGGATTCCTCGCCGCGCCAATCGCTTATGAGCTCGTGCGCAGCCGTCATGTCCGCCTCGACGATTTCGACACCGAGGCCGTCTCTGATCTGTTGCGGGAAATGGTGACTGAAGCCCGTGCGCTGGTCGAGCCCGGCGCTGCCGGTGCGGCGGTGCGCGAGCGCCGCGCAGCGTTCATGCGTTATGTCGGCCAGGGCCACGAGATCACCGTCGAATTGCCGAACCGGCCGCTGACGTCCGCGGATCTTGTTGGCCTGCGCCGGAAATTCGAGGCGGACTATTCCGCGATGTTTGAGCGCCCGATTCCGGGCGCGGCGATCGAGGTGCTGAGCTGGTCGGTGCTCGCGACCACGGAGGCGCGCAATCCGCCCACCGTTGCGGCCGTCACGCGCAAGCCCGCGGGCAAGGCGTCAGGCAGCCGCAAATTCTTCGACGGCCGCGCCGGCGAGGTGATCGAGATCCCGCTCTATCGCCGCGAGGACATGGCGCCAGGCGCGACCATTGCAGGTCCCGCCGTGATTGCGGAGGACGAGACCTCCACCTTCGTCTCCACGAGTTTTGATGCCCATATCGACGGTGCCGGCAGCATCGTCATGGAACGGAAGGCGGCCTGA